A region from the Mucilaginibacter sp. CSA2-8R genome encodes:
- a CDS encoding TldD/PmbA family protein produces the protein MKRRNFIYLSGVGASALMLPNLPSYGTAIDPAQSLETVDVRIKKELADVALNTAKSKGASYADIRIGRYLNQAVITRETRVLNVANAESYGVGVRVLVNGCWGFAASNVVTKDGVAKTAERAVAVAKANAKIGGMPVQLAPQKGYGEVSWKTPIEKNAFEVPIKEKVDLLLAANGVALAGGANFVNSTILAINEQKYFASTDGSYIDQDIHRLYPNFSVTKIDAAKGAFETRAALSSPVGMGYEYLTPTASEKMQGVVTRYRNRYDMMEDMKNATKNAAEKVNAKTVEPGKYDLVLDPSHLWLTIHESVAHPTELDRVLGYEANYAGTSFLTLDKLKSGNFKFGSPNMNVVADKNQKGSLGAVGYDDEGVKPKEWQIVKDGTLVNFQAIRDQAHMLGLKESQGCCYAQTWADVQFQRMPNVSLQPGKTPLSVDDMIKKVDKGIYIVGNGSFSIDQQRYNFQFGGQLFYEIKGGKIVGMLNDVAYQATNQEFWNSLAAVCDERDYRLGGAFNDGKGQPSQSNAVSHGSSTALFKGVNVINTKRRIG, from the coding sequence TTGAAACGCAGAAATTTTATTTATCTGTCGGGCGTAGGTGCAAGTGCATTAATGTTACCCAACCTGCCATCGTACGGTACAGCGATTGACCCGGCCCAATCGCTGGAAACGGTTGATGTGCGCATTAAAAAAGAACTGGCCGATGTTGCCCTCAATACCGCCAAATCTAAAGGCGCATCTTATGCTGATATTCGTATAGGGCGTTATTTAAACCAAGCCGTTATTACCCGCGAAACCAGGGTGCTTAATGTAGCCAACGCCGAATCGTATGGTGTGGGTGTACGGGTGCTGGTTAACGGCTGCTGGGGCTTCGCTGCCAGCAACGTGGTAACTAAAGATGGAGTAGCTAAAACAGCAGAACGCGCCGTAGCAGTAGCAAAAGCCAACGCTAAAATTGGCGGCATGCCGGTACAACTGGCCCCGCAAAAAGGGTACGGCGAAGTAAGCTGGAAAACCCCGATTGAGAAAAACGCCTTTGAGGTTCCGATTAAAGAGAAAGTTGACCTGTTATTGGCAGCTAATGGCGTTGCTTTAGCAGGCGGAGCTAACTTTGTTAACTCTACTATACTGGCCATCAATGAGCAAAAATATTTTGCTTCTACCGATGGCTCTTACATTGATCAGGATATCCACCGCTTATATCCAAACTTTAGCGTTACTAAAATTGATGCTGCTAAGGGTGCGTTTGAAACCCGCGCAGCGTTAAGCTCGCCGGTAGGCATGGGGTATGAATACCTTACCCCTACCGCGTCCGAAAAAATGCAGGGTGTAGTTACCCGCTACCGCAACCGGTATGACATGATGGAGGACATGAAAAATGCCACCAAGAATGCTGCTGAAAAAGTAAATGCTAAAACCGTTGAGCCAGGCAAGTATGACTTGGTGCTCGACCCTTCACATTTATGGTTGACCATCCACGAATCGGTTGCTCACCCTACCGAGCTCGACCGTGTATTGGGCTATGAGGCCAACTATGCCGGTACCAGCTTCCTGACGTTAGATAAACTCAAATCTGGCAACTTTAAATTCGGTAGCCCGAATATGAACGTTGTTGCCGATAAAAATCAAAAAGGCTCATTAGGCGCTGTTGGATACGATGATGAAGGCGTTAAACCTAAAGAATGGCAGATTGTAAAAGATGGTACACTGGTAAATTTCCAAGCCATTCGCGATCAAGCCCATATGCTTGGCTTAAAAGAATCGCAGGGCTGCTGTTATGCGCAAACATGGGCCGATGTACAGTTTCAGCGTATGCCTAACGTATCGTTACAGCCAGGCAAAACGCCTTTGAGTGTAGATGATATGATTAAGAAAGTTGACAAAGGCATTTACATTGTAGGTAACGGTTCTTTTTCTATAGACCAGCAACGCTACAACTTCCAGTTCGGCGGTCAGCTATTTTACGAAATTAAAGGCGGCAAAATTGTAGGCATGTTAAACGACGTAGCCTACCAAGCCACCAATCAGGAATTCTGGAACTCTCTGGCTGCTGTGTGTGATGAGCGCGACTATCGCTTAGGTGGCGCCTTTAACGATGGCAAGGGCCAGCCAAGCCAGTCGAACGCCGTATCGCACGGATCATCAACTGCATTATTTAAGGGAGTAAATGTAATTAATACTAAACGAAGAATCGGATAA
- a CDS encoding DUF4175 family protein — protein MEQEALYKIKQLQQRYIGYQLLAEVLFAAACAVIVGSILFPWQGSKALWWSIVLFIIIACLLIIIKQPWKTTLNTICRYLNLNYPELEESCTLIIKPATDLNLLERLQLNKVEKAVAHLPAQPPIFTQRLKKSAWWLAAAVALSFIIFFIGQRWPAVANGLQNHSSETTAKKLPPEKVLPQISSVLLKITPPAYTGKPARSQDKFTIEAEEGATVSWIISTNIKVKSVVLIFNEGEKLPLEGNRLNEWKGSRTITKPGFYQVSINGKLSDLYQVQIIKDAIPVIHIKSPKQYTHIDAGEAPKVVVDASITDDYGISNALIFATVAKGSGESVKFKDTTFNFGTSFNQHNKQYNLQRIIDLPKLGMEPGDELYLYLQAQDTHQQKSRTDVLIVSIQDTAQLLSMDGIVSAANIKPEYFRSQRQIILDTEKLLKEKDSIVVTAFKSRCNDLGTDQKMLRLRYGKFLGDEDESGAEGEGKEDVAKAENFGNAAVIMDAYTDKHDNAEDATFLEPAVKAQLKATLNEMWKAELRLRLFKPQEALPYEYKALRLLKDLQQKSRSFVAKTSYNPPPLKPEKRLSGDLSKVGLPVNQQTLKPAADKYETLKKAITVLQQSRYTALNTGDKRVLQLASQQLALQASSQPGTYLRAVSALRRIINNKAAPSIADRATIEKAIQQSLPGSKVTPSANLSAPDMGLAQRYYKNLNR, from the coding sequence ATGGAACAGGAAGCATTATATAAAATAAAGCAACTGCAACAGCGCTATATAGGCTACCAACTTTTAGCGGAGGTTTTGTTTGCAGCGGCCTGCGCCGTTATAGTTGGCAGTATATTGTTTCCGTGGCAGGGAAGTAAAGCATTATGGTGGTCGATAGTGTTGTTTATAATAATTGCTTGCCTTTTAATAATTATAAAACAACCCTGGAAAACTACCTTAAATACTATTTGCCGTTATTTAAATCTTAACTATCCCGAACTGGAAGAAAGCTGTACGCTGATTATTAAACCCGCAACTGATTTAAACTTACTCGAACGGCTGCAATTAAACAAGGTGGAAAAGGCAGTGGCACACCTGCCTGCACAACCGCCAATATTTACCCAACGGCTCAAAAAGTCAGCTTGGTGGCTGGCAGCGGCAGTAGCGTTAAGTTTCATTATTTTTTTTATTGGTCAGCGCTGGCCAGCAGTAGCAAACGGACTTCAAAATCATTCGTCCGAAACTACCGCCAAAAAGCTTCCACCAGAAAAAGTATTACCGCAAATCAGCAGTGTGCTGCTCAAAATAACGCCGCCTGCTTATACCGGTAAACCTGCCCGCAGCCAGGATAAATTTACCATTGAGGCCGAAGAAGGCGCAACGGTTAGCTGGATAATCAGCACCAATATCAAGGTAAAAAGCGTTGTTTTGATTTTTAACGAAGGTGAAAAATTGCCGCTCGAGGGCAACCGGTTAAACGAGTGGAAAGGCTCGCGCACCATTACCAAACCCGGCTTTTATCAGGTAAGTATCAACGGAAAACTTTCAGACTTGTACCAGGTGCAGATTATTAAAGATGCTATACCGGTAATTCACATTAAATCACCCAAGCAGTACACTCACATTGATGCCGGCGAGGCTCCAAAGGTTGTTGTGGATGCCAGCATTACTGATGATTATGGCATCAGCAATGCCCTGATTTTTGCTACCGTAGCCAAAGGCAGCGGCGAGTCGGTTAAATTTAAAGATACTACGTTTAACTTTGGCACCTCTTTTAATCAGCATAACAAACAATACAACCTGCAGCGTATTATCGACCTGCCCAAATTGGGCATGGAGCCGGGCGATGAGCTTTACCTTTACCTGCAGGCACAAGATACACATCAGCAAAAAAGCCGCACGGATGTTTTGATTGTATCTATACAAGATACTGCACAGCTGTTAAGCATGGATGGTATTGTATCGGCCGCCAATATCAAGCCCGAATATTTCAGAAGTCAGCGGCAGATTATTTTGGATACCGAAAAACTGCTAAAAGAAAAAGACAGCATTGTGGTAACCGCGTTTAAAAGCCGCTGCAATGATTTAGGTACCGACCAAAAAATGCTGCGACTGCGTTACGGCAAGTTTTTAGGTGATGAAGATGAGAGCGGTGCCGAAGGCGAAGGCAAAGAGGATGTAGCCAAAGCCGAAAACTTTGGTAATGCCGCCGTAATTATGGACGCCTACACTGATAAACACGACAATGCCGAAGACGCTACTTTTTTAGAGCCTGCCGTAAAAGCCCAGCTTAAAGCCACTCTGAACGAAATGTGGAAAGCAGAACTGCGGCTGCGCCTTTTTAAACCACAGGAGGCTTTGCCTTATGAGTACAAAGCTTTACGCTTATTAAAAGACTTGCAGCAAAAGTCGCGCTCGTTTGTTGCCAAAACCAGCTATAATCCGCCTCCTTTAAAACCCGAAAAACGCCTAAGTGGAGATTTAAGTAAAGTTGGGCTACCTGTTAACCAACAAACACTCAAACCTGCAGCAGACAAATACGAAACATTAAAAAAAGCAATTACCGTATTGCAGCAATCCCGATATACGGCTTTAAACACGGGCGATAAACGCGTTTTACAACTAGCATCACAACAACTTGCGTTGCAGGCTTCCAGCCAGCCCGGCACCTACCTGCGCGCGGTAAGCGCCCTGCGCCGTATCATCAATAACAAAGCAGCGCCATCAATTGCTGACAGGGCTACTATAGAAAAAGCTATTCAGCAGAGTTTACCAGGAAGCAAGGTAACACCATCGGCAAACCTATCAGCTCCGGATATGGGATTGGCTCAACGCTATTACAAAAATTTAAACCGATAA
- a CDS encoding TldD/PmbA family protein has translation MPILSKEEAQALLKKVLSYSKADECEIGLNGNEGGNIRTALNAVSTAGDISTLGLAVSSTFGKKTGTATINEFDDASLEKVVRRSEELAQLAPENPEHMPPLGPQTFAESNTYNEKTAAMTPESRADMVAASLKASKDAGLDAAGFLENTTSFYATMNNKGLFAYNKSTDVTFSVTTRNKAGTGSGYAARGFTDVSKLDTLGATKIAAQKANGSVGARAIEPGKYTVILEPTAAVYMMENMFRFDARSADEGRSYLSKRGGGTRLGEKLMDDKVNIYSDPFNADLPANTWSGDGLPLEKTYWIQNGVVKNLSYSRYWAEKKGAKPLPGPSNIIMDGGTTSLEDMIKSTERGILVSRLWYIRMVDPQVLALTGLTRDGTFYIENGKIKFPIKNMRFNESPVIMLNNVEALGKPERAISVESYRSYMIPPMKIRDFTFSSLSDAV, from the coding sequence ATGCCAATACTTAGCAAAGAAGAAGCACAAGCTTTATTAAAGAAAGTGCTTAGTTACTCAAAAGCCGACGAGTGCGAAATAGGACTAAATGGTAACGAAGGCGGAAACATTCGTACGGCGTTAAATGCTGTATCAACCGCCGGCGATATCAGTACTTTAGGATTAGCGGTGAGCTCGACCTTCGGTAAAAAAACCGGCACAGCTACCATTAACGAGTTTGATGACGCATCATTAGAAAAAGTAGTGCGCCGCTCGGAAGAACTGGCACAACTGGCGCCAGAAAACCCGGAGCACATGCCGCCGTTAGGTCCGCAAACTTTTGCCGAATCAAATACTTACAATGAAAAAACAGCTGCTATGACGCCGGAGAGCCGGGCCGATATGGTTGCCGCAAGTTTAAAAGCATCAAAAGACGCCGGTTTAGATGCAGCCGGCTTTTTGGAAAATACCACCAGCTTTTATGCTACCATGAACAACAAAGGGTTGTTTGCCTACAATAAATCAACAGACGTTACCTTTTCGGTAACTACCCGTAACAAAGCCGGTACAGGCTCGGGTTACGCTGCACGTGGTTTTACCGATGTAAGCAAACTTGATACCTTGGGAGCCACCAAAATTGCCGCACAAAAGGCCAATGGGTCTGTTGGTGCACGCGCTATTGAGCCAGGTAAATATACTGTAATACTGGAGCCAACCGCTGCGGTATATATGATGGAAAACATGTTTAGGTTTGATGCCCGCAGTGCCGACGAAGGCCGCAGCTACCTGAGCAAGCGCGGCGGCGGCACCCGCCTGGGCGAAAAACTAATGGACGATAAGGTTAACATTTATTCTGATCCGTTTAATGCCGACTTACCTGCCAACACCTGGAGTGGTGACGGACTGCCTTTAGAAAAAACCTACTGGATACAAAACGGCGTGGTAAAAAACCTGTCGTACTCGCGCTACTGGGCCGAAAAGAAAGGCGCTAAACCATTGCCCGGCCCGAGTAATATTATTATGGATGGCGGCACCACCAGCTTGGAAGATATGATTAAGAGTACCGAACGCGGCATCCTGGTATCGCGCCTGTGGTATATCCGAATGGTAGACCCTCAGGTGTTAGCCTTAACCGGTCTTACCCGCGACGGCACTTTTTATATCGAAAACGGCAAAATTAAATTCCCGATCAAGAACATGCGCTTTAATGAAAGCCCGGTAATTATGCTGAACAACGTTGAAGCTCTTGGAAAACCAGAGCGAGCTATTAGTGTAGAAAGCTACCGCAGTTATATGATTCCGCCGATGAAGATTCGCGATTTCACCTTTTCGTCTCTATCAGACGCTGTATAA
- a CDS encoding BatA domain-containing protein produces the protein MFQFLNPIWLIGAAAIAIPVLIHSWNIRPGKVLKVGSIGLIDAASRKSSRSLKLLDIPLLILRCLVLTLLALVLALPVWQKRVPVVKAKGWILIQKENFKTTYQQFKPTVDSLTRAGYEFHYFNAGFDKGNIAQVLNPPKDAVVSKDSIKPTNQQTNYWNLIRQLDDKISSDIPVYLFTTNQAKYFTGAKPDAALQLHWQTYTPADSTSTWIQNAWFTPDGDIRLVQGQSRPSGTSYNYANIRQSTGNSIYNIQTNNGTAQISLIAGNQTPAVIDTTVQHIAIYADNNSSDAGYIKAALQAVNQFTQRKTVVKAISNPAQLPANTDWLFWLSEKTISQAYLNHCSHVLAYQPGKTITVNSWISNAGPYATAVADINKVNLYKLISAPEGIRTPVWQEASGKPVLAMEQQGKTRLYHFYSRFNPTWNNLVWNDNFPAWLLQLMQEPTSNTINSNEKRVLSRQQYLPRPSTDSHIIAASKNIETKNLSRYFWLALLLAFMAERWLAHRKTQTADKF, from the coding sequence ATGTTCCAGTTTTTAAATCCTATTTGGCTTATTGGTGCCGCCGCTATAGCAATTCCGGTGCTGATACACTCATGGAACATCCGGCCGGGCAAGGTACTTAAGGTAGGGAGCATTGGGCTGATTGATGCGGCCTCGCGTAAAAGCAGCCGCAGTTTAAAATTACTGGATATCCCTTTGCTCATTTTAAGGTGTTTAGTACTAACCCTATTGGCATTAGTACTGGCCTTACCTGTATGGCAAAAACGGGTACCGGTAGTTAAAGCCAAAGGCTGGATACTAATTCAGAAAGAAAATTTTAAAACCACCTATCAGCAATTTAAGCCAACGGTAGACTCACTAACGCGTGCAGGATATGAATTTCATTATTTTAACGCGGGGTTTGACAAAGGCAATATTGCACAGGTATTAAATCCACCTAAAGATGCTGTTGTGAGTAAGGACAGCATCAAACCAACTAACCAGCAAACCAACTACTGGAACTTAATCCGGCAGTTGGATGATAAAATATCATCAGATATACCGGTGTATTTGTTTACCACAAATCAGGCTAAGTATTTTACAGGCGCCAAACCGGATGCAGCATTGCAACTGCATTGGCAAACTTACACCCCGGCCGATTCAACCAGTACCTGGATCCAAAACGCCTGGTTTACCCCGGACGGCGACATTAGGTTAGTACAAGGGCAAAGCCGTCCTTCGGGCACCTCATACAATTACGCTAACATCAGGCAATCAACCGGCAACAGCATTTATAATATCCAAACCAATAACGGGACAGCGCAAATATCATTGATTGCCGGTAACCAAACCCCAGCTGTAATTGATACCACCGTACAGCATATTGCTATTTACGCAGATAACAACTCATCAGATGCCGGCTATATTAAGGCGGCTTTGCAAGCGGTAAACCAGTTCACACAACGCAAAACTGTAGTTAAAGCTATCAGTAATCCGGCGCAATTACCCGCCAATACCGATTGGCTGTTCTGGCTTTCTGAAAAGACAATCAGCCAAGCTTATCTCAATCATTGCAGCCATGTTTTAGCTTATCAGCCCGGCAAAACAATTACTGTAAACAGCTGGATTAGCAATGCCGGGCCGTATGCCACTGCTGTTGCAGATATTAATAAAGTAAATTTATATAAATTAATCAGTGCACCCGAAGGGATTCGAACCCCGGTCTGGCAGGAGGCCTCCGGCAAACCCGTGCTTGCAATGGAGCAACAAGGTAAAACCAGGCTTTATCATTTTTACAGCCGGTTTAACCCAACTTGGAATAACTTGGTTTGGAATGATAATTTCCCGGCCTGGTTATTACAACTAATGCAAGAACCGACATCCAATACTATCAACAGCAATGAAAAGCGGGTATTAAGCCGCCAGCAATACTTGCCTCGACCAAGCACCGATTCACATATCATTGCCGCCTCAAAAAATATAGAAACTAAAAACTTGTCGAGATATTTTTGGCTGGCATTACTGTTGGCATTTATGGCCGAACGCTGGCTGGCACACCGTAAAACTCAAACTGCTGACAAATTTTAA
- a CDS encoding DUF58 domain-containing protein — protein sequence MLDPKVLMTIKNLPLLAKTVIDGFMNGFNKSTVKGPGLEFSQYRSYQPGDDLRWLDWRMYARSDRYYIRESEVETSISVRFLIDASASMNHHDGTLSKIEYARFMAASLAYLANLQGDAAGLYVFKDGGLFSLAARPDPQHLQRLYHQLENINPAGTFTQPIHYRELFAGAGRKELLVFITDMYQTDGEINKLLDSLAALKHEIIVFQLMGQNELDFNFNGYSALEDLETGEVIQIGPQAKQKYQQALHNHLESIRMQLLGKHIVHRIVSTAQPLNEALRTFLIQRNKGI from the coding sequence ATGCTTGACCCTAAAGTTTTAATGACGATCAAAAACCTGCCACTGCTGGCTAAAACGGTGATTGATGGTTTTATGAACGGCTTTAACAAAAGCACCGTGAAGGGGCCTGGACTGGAGTTTAGTCAGTATCGCAGCTACCAGCCGGGCGATGATTTGCGTTGGCTCGACTGGCGTATGTATGCCCGTAGCGACCGGTACTATATCCGCGAGTCGGAGGTAGAAACCAGCATATCCGTTAGGTTTTTGATAGATGCCAGTGCCTCCATGAACCACCACGACGGGACGTTGAGCAAAATAGAATACGCCCGTTTTATGGCGGCTTCATTGGCTTACCTGGCCAACCTGCAAGGCGATGCAGCAGGCTTGTACGTATTTAAAGATGGTGGCTTATTTTCGCTGGCCGCACGGCCCGATCCGCAACATTTGCAAAGGCTATACCACCAGTTAGAAAACATTAACCCTGCCGGTACTTTTACCCAACCCATTCATTACAGAGAGTTGTTTGCAGGTGCAGGCCGGAAAGAGTTACTGGTTTTTATCACCGATATGTATCAAACGGATGGCGAAATAAATAAACTGCTTGATTCGTTAGCCGCCCTTAAGCATGAGATCATAGTGTTCCAGTTAATGGGCCAGAACGAGTTGGATTTTAATTTTAATGGTTACTCAGCATTAGAAGATTTAGAAACCGGTGAAGTAATACAGATAGGACCACAAGCCAAACAAAAATACCAGCAAGCATTACATAATCATTTAGAAAGCATCAGGATGCAGTTGTTAGGCAAGCACATCGTACATCGCATAGTCAGCACTGCGCAACCCCTTAATGAAGCTTTGCGAACCTTTTTAATACAAAGAAATAAAGGCATATAA
- a CDS encoding sialate O-acetylesterase, whose protein sequence is MNKARTCLWTVILLIVALSECTTPSQAQLSTSRLFADHMVLQRNQKITVWGWCKNAAKVKVTLNGQQANTTADTKGNWKAVLSPMAAGGPYVMDITSGKEHLQYKDVMLGEVWICSGQSNMQFFLNQATGYEQEQKQADTIPVRQFLVPQKMSLTPEKQLSGGEWIKALADKVGYFSAVGYYFAKQLAKKLHVTIGIVHSSWGASQAECWISKEGLLRSPELSTVVKQQPDNWPAIKKLAEADIKAYAYHNQPVKNYQVSQLAQESPAFFNTWPTGTLGPWQWQANWYAYRGTGFMQRSMVLYDDLVNAPSALKLGDTDADIDLYINGKSIFKGALPKGKMIDLPTGTWKIGENNLVLQLLSDQKDPWWFGFGLNGDMANTYIKFATTTMPLADYKWHLMPDFSKPYRVEPTTNQTVFTVYNAMVNPLVPLSVAGVAWYQGESNAARANQYKTTLPLLINDWRSKWKTNLPFMIVQLPAFGPFQNSNQGSTWAELREAQTIALKLPNTGIAITYDVGNPQNLHPTNKAPVGMRLADAALNKVYHFPGVDISPVYQSATFLEGAAWVTFTEADKGLTTKNSSTPKGFELAGADHKFYPAQAQITGEKVKVWCSQVKEPVSVRYAWSDSPLTANLYSKSGLPVSPFRSDDYPGITAGKKLQLFK, encoded by the coding sequence ATGAATAAAGCCCGTACCTGCCTTTGGACAGTTATTTTACTTATTGTGGCCCTGTCAGAATGCACTACGCCAAGCCAGGCGCAGCTCAGTACATCCAGGCTTTTTGCCGACCATATGGTATTACAGCGCAACCAAAAAATTACTGTTTGGGGTTGGTGCAAAAATGCCGCGAAAGTAAAAGTGACCTTAAACGGGCAACAAGCTAATACAACAGCTGATACTAAAGGTAATTGGAAAGCTGTACTATCGCCCATGGCAGCTGGCGGCCCTTATGTTATGGACATCACATCGGGCAAAGAGCACTTGCAATACAAGGACGTAATGCTTGGCGAAGTATGGATATGTTCGGGACAATCCAATATGCAGTTCTTTTTAAACCAGGCAACCGGTTATGAGCAAGAGCAAAAACAAGCAGATACTATTCCGGTAAGGCAGTTTCTGGTTCCACAAAAAATGAGTTTGACGCCCGAAAAACAACTGTCGGGCGGCGAGTGGATCAAAGCATTGGCCGATAAGGTGGGCTACTTTTCGGCAGTAGGCTATTATTTTGCCAAGCAATTGGCAAAAAAACTACATGTAACCATTGGTATTGTACACAGCAGCTGGGGAGCATCGCAAGCCGAGTGCTGGATTAGTAAAGAAGGCTTGTTACGTTCGCCCGAGTTGAGTACAGTTGTTAAGCAGCAGCCTGACAACTGGCCCGCTATTAAAAAGCTGGCCGAAGCCGATATAAAAGCTTATGCGTACCACAATCAACCGGTAAAAAACTATCAAGTTTCGCAATTAGCTCAGGAGTCCCCCGCTTTTTTCAACACTTGGCCTACCGGCACATTAGGCCCATGGCAATGGCAGGCTAACTGGTATGCTTACCGTGGCACCGGTTTTATGCAGCGCAGCATGGTATTATATGATGATTTGGTTAATGCACCTTCCGCCTTAAAATTAGGTGATACCGATGCTGATATAGACCTATACATTAACGGCAAATCAATATTTAAAGGCGCTTTGCCTAAAGGCAAAATGATTGACCTACCCACGGGCACTTGGAAGATTGGCGAAAACAACCTAGTACTTCAGTTACTTTCAGACCAAAAAGACCCCTGGTGGTTTGGCTTTGGCCTAAACGGTGATATGGCAAATACCTATATAAAATTTGCCACAACCACCATGCCCCTGGCCGACTACAAATGGCACTTGATGCCTGATTTTAGTAAGCCGTACCGCGTAGAACCCACTACCAACCAAACCGTATTTACAGTGTATAATGCCATGGTTAACCCACTGGTTCCGTTATCTGTTGCCGGGGTGGCCTGGTATCAGGGCGAAAGTAACGCAGCCAGGGCCAACCAGTACAAAACCACATTGCCGTTACTTATTAATGACTGGCGCAGTAAATGGAAAACTAACCTGCCTTTTATGATTGTGCAATTGCCTGCCTTCGGCCCTTTCCAAAACAGTAATCAGGGCAGCACCTGGGCAGAATTGCGTGAAGCACAAACCATCGCGCTAAAGCTCCCCAATACGGGCATAGCAATAACTTATGATGTTGGCAACCCTCAAAACCTGCACCCCACTAATAAGGCTCCGGTTGGTATGCGCCTGGCCGATGCTGCGCTGAACAAAGTTTACCACTTCCCGGGTGTTGATATAAGCCCTGTATACCAATCGGCAACTTTTTTAGAGGGGGCCGCCTGGGTTACGTTTACCGAGGCCGACAAAGGACTGACTACGAAAAACAGCAGCACGCCTAAAGGTTTTGAACTAGCTGGGGCAGATCATAAGTTTTACCCTGCACAAGCGCAAATTACCGGCGAAAAAGTGAAGGTTTGGTGCAGCCAGGTTAAAGAGCCTGTATCCGTACGTTATGCCTGGAGCGACTCGCCGCTTACAGCAAATTTATACAGTAAATCAGGCCTGCCTGTAAGCCCGTTCAGATCTGACGATTATCCGGGAATAACAGCCGGAAAAAAATTACAGCTTTTTAAATAA
- a CDS encoding helix-turn-helix transcriptional regulator, translated as MKREIPVYDICTLSAFKQDDILISRFAPYLAQHHNLHLAHKHSFYHLVFFTKGGGTHAIDFEQFVVRPFQIYFMVPGQVHSWSFEGKVDGYVINFSELFFQSFLLKPDYLAQFPFFDGNIRDAVIDLPAKTHQPVTTLFEQLITETEQDQRMSADLVRALLLQLFITIGRLGAEPSSDRVNAYNYTLLKNFQQLVEQNYTRLRLPKEYAELLYITPNHLNGICKEVMGIPAGELIRNRIVLEAKRLLINLQLTISEIAARLNFEDNSYFTKFFKKQTGLTPEQFRNKALNTNHHENINVR; from the coding sequence ATGAAAAGGGAAATACCGGTTTACGATATCTGTACGCTGTCAGCGTTTAAGCAGGACGATATTCTGATTAGCCGGTTTGCGCCTTATCTGGCACAGCATCATAATCTGCATTTGGCACATAAGCACAGCTTTTACCATTTAGTATTTTTTACTAAAGGTGGTGGTACTCATGCTATCGATTTTGAGCAATTTGTAGTAAGGCCGTTTCAGATTTATTTTATGGTGCCAGGGCAGGTGCATAGCTGGAGCTTTGAGGGCAAGGTTGACGGGTACGTTATCAATTTTTCTGAGCTCTTTTTTCAGTCTTTTTTGTTGAAGCCGGATTACTTAGCACAGTTCCCTTTTTTTGATGGCAACATCCGTGATGCAGTTATTGATTTACCTGCCAAAACGCATCAGCCGGTTACAACACTGTTTGAGCAATTAATTACTGAGACAGAGCAAGACCAGCGGATGAGTGCGGATTTAGTTCGTGCGCTTTTGTTGCAGCTGTTTATTACGATAGGTCGCTTAGGTGCCGAGCCGTCATCCGATCGGGTGAATGCCTATAATTATACCCTGCTAAAAAATTTTCAGCAATTAGTTGAGCAAAACTATACCAGATTGCGCTTGCCTAAAGAGTATGCCGAACTGCTTTATATTACGCCAAATCACTTAAATGGTATTTGTAAAGAAGTGATGGGGATACCTGCCGGAGAATTGATTCGGAATCGTATTGTGCTGGAAGCAAAACGTTTGCTTATTAATTTACAGCTAACCATCAGCGAGATTGCTGCGCGGCTCAACTTTGAAGATAATTCATATTTTACCAAGTTTTTTAAAAAACAAACCGGCCTTACGCCAGAGCAATTCAGAAATAAGGCTTTAAATACCAATCATCATGAAAACATTAACGTTAGATAA
- a CDS encoding DUF983 domain-containing protein, which translates to MKTLTLDKSNMTASPSILKAAMHAKCPKCRTGNMFANGMYRFGGQQMYNECPHCGFHFEIEPGYFYVAMFVSYAMNVAEMVTLAVATYILTGNLESPWLYISVLLTSALVLAPFNFRFSRVVLLYWLTPGLHFDPNRAKGY; encoded by the coding sequence ATGAAAACATTAACGTTAGATAAAAGTAACATGACAGCAAGTCCATCTATACTAAAAGCTGCCATGCATGCCAAATGCCCCAAATGCCGCACCGGTAATATGTTTGCCAACGGTATGTACAGGTTTGGTGGTCAGCAAATGTATAATGAGTGCCCGCATTGTGGCTTTCATTTTGAGATAGAGCCCGGATATTTTTATGTGGCCATGTTTGTAAGCTATGCCATGAATGTGGCTGAGATGGTTACACTGGCCGTGGCTACTTACATCCTAACCGGTAACCTGGAATCGCCTTGGTTGTATATCAGCGTCCTCTTAACGTCGGCTTTAGTGCTTGCACCGTTTAACTTCAGGTTTTCGCGGGTGGTTTTATTATACTGGTTAACACCGGGTTTGCATTTTGATCCTAATAGAGCAAAAGGTTACTAA